Genomic DNA from Mycobacteroides chelonae CCUG 47445:
CCTATCAGGATGCGTTCGCGGCCGCGCGGGATACCGAGATCACGGCGGTGGCGTGTCCGCGTTTCGTTGACTTCGTCGAGCGTGGCATCACCAGCGGGAGGCAAGTGCTGCAGCTCGCCGAGGGCTATCTGGAGCCGCTGCAGCGGGCTCAGGTCGACACCGTGGTGCTGGGTTGCACGCACTATCCGTTGCTGTCCGGGCTGATCCAGCTCGCCATGGGCGAGGATGTCACGTTGGTATCCAGCGCCGAGGAAACTGCCAAGGACCTGCTGCGGGTGCTGTCGGAGAGGGATCTGTTGCGGCCGCATCCGGATAACCCGAGTGCCTCAGGTCCGAACCGCATTTTTGAGGCAACCGGTGACCCCGATGCGTTCCGCACCCTGGCGGCCAGATTCCTCGGTCCGGCTGTGACAGCGGTGCAAACTCGAGCTAGCGGTGTTCCGGGTTACACCGAAATTGCAACACCTCTCTAACCCTGTGCCGAGACGCTTGCCGGACGTGGCAAGCTAGGGGCTGTGCGAGTCACCGTGCTCGGCTGCTCAGGCAGTGTCACCGGACCGGATTCACCGGCGTCTGGTTACCTTCTGACGGCACCGGATGCGCCACCGTTGGTCATCGACTTCGGTGGCGGTGTCTTGGGCTCTCTGCAACGGTTCGCCGACCCCGGATCGGTGTCCGTTCTGTTGTCGCACCTGCATGCCGACCACTGCCTGGACCTGCCTGGTCTGTTCGTGTGGCGTCGCTATCACCCGAATCCGCCCAAGGGCAAGGCCATCATGTACGGGCCTGCCGACACCCTGATTCGGGTGGGGGCCGCGTCGGCTGAGATCGGCGGTGAGGTCGACGACTTCACCGACATCTTCGACTTGTATGCGTGGAGCGAAGGTGTGCCCGTCGAATTCGGGTCGCTCACGGTGACACCCACACGGGTGGCGCATCCGCCTGAGTCGTATGGCCTGCGGATCGAGGACACGTCAGGTGCCGTCCTTGCCTACAGCGGTGACACCGGCATATGCGACGCGGTGGTCGAGCTGGCGCGCGATGCCGACGTGTTCCTGTGCGAGGCGTCGTGGACGCACATGCCGGGGCACCGCCCGCCGGACCTTCACCTGTCCGGCACCGAGGCGGGGCAGATCGCGGCCCGCGCAGGCGTGAAGGAACTGCTGCTGACCCACATCCCGCCGTGGACTTCGCGCGAGGATGTCATCGCCGAGGCGAAGTCGGCATTCGACGGGCCGGTGCGGGCCGTCGTCGCGGGGGAGAGCATAGAGCTGTAGCTCTGCCGCTCACGCTCGGTACTTTCGCGGAGACGATAAGGTCGAGGGCGTGTCCAGACGAGAAGACGGCAGACAAGACGACGAGCTGCGCCCGGTGACCATTACGCGGGGATTCACTTCGCACCCGGCAGGTTCGGTACTCATCGAGTTCGGTCAGACGCGGGTGATGTGCACCGCCAGCGCCACCGAGGGTGTGCCTCGCTGGCGCAAAGGTTCTGGACTTGGTTGGCTGACAGCCGAATACGCGATGCTGCCGGCCTCTACCCATACCCGCAGCGACCGTGAATCGGTCAAGGGGCGCGTAGGCGGCCGTACTCAGGAGATCAGCCGCTTGATCGGGCGTTCTCTTCGTGCGTGTATTGACTTGTCGGCATTGGGGGAGAACACCATTGCCATCGATTGCGATGTGCTGCAGGCCGACGGCGGAACTCGCACCGCGGCGATCACCGGTGCGTATGTAGCGCTGGCCGATGCGGTGACATACCTGGCAGCGCACGGCAAGCTCGCCGATGATGAGCCACTGTCGTGTGCGATCGCCGCCGTGAGTGTTGGTGTGGTGGACGGCCGGGTGCGCGTAGACCTTCCCTACGAAGAGGATTCGCGCGCCGAGGTGGACATGAACGTGGTGGCCACCGACACCGGTACGTTGGTGGAGGTACAAGGCACCGGCGAGGGCGCCACCTTCCCGCGCACGACGCTGGACAAGCTGCTTGACGCTGCCGTCGGCGCCGCCGAGGAACTGTTCGTTTTGCAGAAGGAAGCATTGGCCTTGCCGTATCCGGGTGTCCTGCCGGAGGCGCCACAGAAGAAGGCGTTCGGTTCGAAGTAGGCGGGGGCCATGAAGATACTTGTCGCGAGCCGCAACCCGAAGAAGCTCGCGGAGTTGCATCGGGTGCTCGAATCGTCAGGGGTTACCGGGGTCGAGCTGGTTTCGCTCGCCGACGTGCCCGAGTATGAGGAAGTGCCCGAGACGGGCGCCAGCTTTGAGGACAACGCGCTCATCAAGGCGCGCGAGGGCGCACAACAGACCGGATTGGCCTGCGTCGCGGACGATTCCGGGCTTGCGGTCGATGCGCTGAACTGGATGCCCGGCGTGCTGTCTGCGCGCTGGGCTGGGCGGCACGGAGATGACGCCGCCAACACCGCGCTGTTGCTCGCGCAGCTCGCCGATGTGCCTGATGAGCGCCGCGGTGCTGCGTTCGTATCGGCGTGTGCGCTGGTGACTCCGGACGGCGAGGAGGTCGTCGTGGAGGGGCGCTGGAAGGGCTCGGTCGCGCGCGAACCCGCGGGACAGAACGGCTTCGGCTACGACCCGATCTTCGTGCCGCGCGGCGGTCTGCGGACCGCAGCGGAAATGACGCCCGAAGAGAAGGATGCGGTATCGCATCGCGGACGGGCGCTGGCGGCGCTGCTCCCGATGCTGCGCAACCTGGTGAACCTCGGCCGGACCGCGCCGTAGCCCCGGGGAGCAGCCCCCCGCATGGGGGACTGCTCGCAAGGGTCAGGGCAGCAGGATGATCTTTCCGCGGGCGTGGCCCGTCTGGACGTACTCATGCGCCTGGCGCGCTTCGGTCAACGGATAGGTGCGATCGATGGTGACCTTGAGTTCGCCGTTGCCCGCAAGACGAATCAGCTCGGGGCGGGCCACCAGACGGATCTCGGTGCCCGCATCGGCACCGGGTGCGCCGCCCAGCGCTTTGAAGCCATCGGTTGCGGCACGGCCGAATCCGGCGATCGTGGCGATACGGTTCTTATCGGCAACGAGTGCCAATGAGACGTC
This window encodes:
- the murI gene encoding glutamate racemase: MTGPGAASDGLGASGSSPIGIFDSGVGGLTVARAIIDQLPDEDIIYVGDTGNGPYGPLTIPEIRRHALAIGDDLVGRGVKALVIACNTASAACLRDARERYAPVPVIEVVLPAVRRAVHTTHNNKIGVIGTAATIASGAYQDAFAAARDTEITAVACPRFVDFVERGITSGRQVLQLAEGYLEPLQRAQVDTVVLGCTHYPLLSGLIQLAMGEDVTLVSSAEETAKDLLRVLSERDLLRPHPDNPSASGPNRIFEATGDPDAFRTLAARFLGPAVTAVQTRASGVPGYTEIATPL
- a CDS encoding cyclic nucleotide-degrading phosphodiesterase, whose amino-acid sequence is MRVTVLGCSGSVTGPDSPASGYLLTAPDAPPLVIDFGGGVLGSLQRFADPGSVSVLLSHLHADHCLDLPGLFVWRRYHPNPPKGKAIMYGPADTLIRVGAASAEIGGEVDDFTDIFDLYAWSEGVPVEFGSLTVTPTRVAHPPESYGLRIEDTSGAVLAYSGDTGICDAVVELARDADVFLCEASWTHMPGHRPPDLHLSGTEAGQIAARAGVKELLLTHIPPWTSREDVIAEAKSAFDGPVRAVVAGESIEL
- the rph gene encoding ribonuclease PH, with the translated sequence MSRREDGRQDDELRPVTITRGFTSHPAGSVLIEFGQTRVMCTASATEGVPRWRKGSGLGWLTAEYAMLPASTHTRSDRESVKGRVGGRTQEISRLIGRSLRACIDLSALGENTIAIDCDVLQADGGTRTAAITGAYVALADAVTYLAAHGKLADDEPLSCAIAAVSVGVVDGRVRVDLPYEEDSRAEVDMNVVATDTGTLVEVQGTGEGATFPRTTLDKLLDAAVGAAEELFVLQKEALALPYPGVLPEAPQKKAFGSK
- the rdgB gene encoding RdgB/HAM1 family non-canonical purine NTP pyrophosphatase; its protein translation is MKILVASRNPKKLAELHRVLESSGVTGVELVSLADVPEYEEVPETGASFEDNALIKAREGAQQTGLACVADDSGLAVDALNWMPGVLSARWAGRHGDDAANTALLLAQLADVPDERRGAAFVSACALVTPDGEEVVVEGRWKGSVAREPAGQNGFGYDPIFVPRGGLRTAAEMTPEEKDAVSHRGRALAALLPMLRNLVNLGRTAP